In Gemmatimonadota bacterium, one genomic interval encodes:
- a CDS encoding zf-HC2 domain-containing protein → MNCKTALSMVYEAVDRALSPEERRLLDAHLAGCERCRTEAAVLDALIDTVESTPRSHPSEAFLSNVMEQLPAPSRSSSRSSWFAPALVFPRLVFAFTLAAAALVWLYHEALSAFVGNLPPVQTVSVPVTTAIQDFQAYLQAQTGAVLVSLPDPVATSVEWGSLLLVATTLAVGYLLIRAAENLDVGRSSFRIGGRY, encoded by the coding sequence ATGAACTGCAAAACCGCACTCAGCATGGTGTATGAGGCGGTCGACCGGGCGCTTTCCCCGGAAGAGCGTCGCCTGCTGGATGCCCATCTTGCCGGCTGCGAACGCTGCAGGACGGAGGCAGCGGTTCTCGACGCGTTGATCGACACGGTCGAATCGACGCCCAGGTCCCATCCGTCAGAAGCCTTCCTGTCCAACGTGATGGAGCAGTTGCCCGCGCCTTCGCGGTCATCTTCGCGGTCATCGTGGTTCGCGCCGGCCCTGGTCTTTCCCCGTCTCGTCTTCGCCTTTACGCTGGCCGCCGCCGCACTGGTTTGGCTGTACCACGAAGCACTCTCTGCATTCGTGGGGAACCTCCCGCCCGTTCAGACGGTATCGGTGCCGGTGACGACCGCGATTCAGGATTTCCAGGCATACCTGCAAGCGCAGACCGGCGCGGTCCTGGTCAGCCTTCCCGATCCGGTCGCCACTTCGGTCGAATGGGGATCATTGCTTCTGGTCGCCACCACCCTTGCGGTCGGCTACCTGCTCATTCGCGCGGCCGAAAACCTGGATGTCGGCCGTTCGAGCTTCCGGATCGGCGGACGGTACTGA
- a CDS encoding sigma-70 family RNA polymerase sigma factor, translating to MDLSDEELVARAREGDRPAFARLVERHSVSVYNLTLRIVGNREDAEEAAQDVFVRAFKSLDRFRGDSRFSTWLYRIAVNVSLSSARRSRRDLSTTTLSEPEDDEDGLPMQLPDPSANPAERFEQAEFREQVRNMVAALPPIYSAVISMYHMQSLSYDEIAEALELPIGTVKARLFRARAALRKLIHRSIEPDSLI from the coding sequence ATGGATTTGAGCGATGAGGAGCTCGTCGCAAGGGCCCGGGAGGGAGATCGGCCGGCCTTCGCCCGTCTCGTCGAGCGACACAGCGTTTCCGTGTATAACTTGACGCTGCGCATCGTCGGGAACCGGGAAGACGCGGAAGAAGCCGCACAGGACGTGTTCGTGCGGGCATTCAAAAGTCTCGACCGGTTTCGCGGGGATTCCAGGTTCTCGACGTGGCTTTACCGCATCGCCGTAAACGTGAGTCTGAGTTCGGCGCGTCGGTCCCGGAGGGATCTTTCCACGACTACCCTTTCGGAGCCGGAGGACGACGAGGACGGATTGCCGATGCAGTTGCCGGATCCGTCGGCGAATCCCGCGGAAAGGTTCGAGCAGGCTGAGTTCAGGGAGCAGGTCAGAAACATGGTGGCGGCGCTTCCGCCTATTTACAGCGCGGTGATTTCGATGTATCATATGCAAAGCCTGTCTTACGACGAGATCGCGGAAGCGCTGGAGCTGCCGATCGGCACCGTCAAGGCCCGGTTGTTCCGCGCCCGTGCCGCATTGCGGAAGCTGATCCACCGATCCATCGAGCCCGATTCGCTGATTTAG